A genomic segment from Zygotorulaspora mrakii chromosome 1, complete sequence encodes:
- the UBP14 gene encoding ubiquitin-specific protease UBP14 (similar to Saccharomyces cerevisiae UBP14 (YBR058C); ancestral locus Anc_3.270) has translation MSRAVLEDLIIPSVISKDECLFCYASVYNESNDSQIPTHSLYICLTTFQPVCEKHLPFHSQVIKEYASRDTLYYLNISKVKKLVPEDSNKDDDGNMNKKIKLHVVEKSEDELYNTFWMLIKYDADQLTSEQMYSCSDSNVPAVTREKVEQILRTKSQEMVDQTASWELSINSCIHTRNFKVPEGPSKKLVEKCFDCDLAQNLWLCLVCGNIGCGREQIGIEGHSHAKKHYENNPEHGLAVKLGSLSSTSCDVYCYACDEEVKFDDQSVFIQTLIKYGIDIGSKEANEKTLVELQVEQNMNWDFQMTDSKGQGLKKMMASKEYGCGLINLGNSCYMNSVLQCLLNGGVKHYSLDLIGHDFPIAVVYPEKNVECQVIKLNNAMCLEPNIYPDGIRPKSFKRCVAQSHQEFSSGKQQDALEFLTYLIDFLDEKLLKKMSSNPNDLLKFVFEDRLECKRCGKVKYTSQQASSIQIPLMENDQPQNLLDRLRDYTSGEELEFRCPVTGEMGTAVKSVGFRTFPDTLVINPIRIKLENWTPVKTNNELVMPGLEDIRDTLDISQFKSFGFNPSTEKLLPETDDSANSFEANPACVAQLSEMGFGANAITKALYVTGNQETEVAMNWLFQHMDDPGLNEQFSPPSKTNEKDSSHQVNPELLENMMSMGLDPKLCRKALILNHGDVNASVEWVFSNMDDNGELEEEPTTSENPDSEVTYGYPEAAPYELTGVVCHKGNSVQSGHYVAFIRKEVEGKQTWILYNDEKIVLASEESLNEIKKNGYLYFYSRI, from the coding sequence ATGAGTCGTGCTGTTTTGGAAGATCTGATCATCCCTTCAGTTATCTCCAAGGATGAATGTCTTTTCTGCTATGCATCTGTTTACAATGAGTCAAATGACTCGCAGATACCAACACATTCACTCTACATATGTCTAACTACATTCCAACCAGTATGTGAGAAGCATTTACCATTTCATTCACAAGTTATCAAAGAATACGCAAGTAGGGACACGCTATATTACTTGAACATCAGCAAAGTCAAAAAGCTAGTTCCTGAAGACAGcaataaagatgatgatggaaatatgaacaaaaaaatcaagctTCATGTTGTAGAGAAATCTGAAGATGAACTGTATAACACCTTTTGGATGCTAATTAAATATGACGCAGATCAATTAACTTCTGAACAGATGTATAGCTGTTCCGATTCTAATGTCCCCGCTGTGACAAGAGAAAAGGTAGAGCAAATCTTACGCACGAAATCTCAGGAGATGGTGGATCAAACTGCTTCTTGGGAATTATCGATTAACTCGTGCATTCATACTCGTAATTTTAAGGTACCAGAAGGACCCTCCAAGAAATTAGTCGAAAAGTGCTTTGATTGCGACTTGGCACAAAATTTGTGGTTGTGTTTGGTTTGTGGTAATATCGGGTGTGGAAGAGAGCAAATAGGTATTGAAGGGCATTCTCATGCGAAAAAGCATTATGAAAATAATCCTGAGCATGGGCTGGCTGTAAAACTGGGGTCGTTAAGCAGCACTTCATGTGATGTCTATTGTTACGCATGCGATGAGGAAGTGAAATTTGATGATCAGAGTGTTTTCATTCAGACGCTAATTAAGTATGGTATTGACATAGGAAGCAAAGaagcaaatgaaaagacgTTGGTTGAATTACAAGTAGAACAAAATATGAACTGggattttcaaatgacAGATTCCAAGGGTCAAGGactaaaaaaaatgatggcAAGCAAGGAATATGGCTGTGGACTAATTAATCTAGGTAATTCATGCTATATGAACTCGGTATTGCAATGTCTGCTTAACGGAGGAGTTAAACATTATTCGCTAGACCTGATTGGCCATGACTTTCCGATAGCTGTAGTTTatccagaaaaaaatgtggaaTGCCAagtaataaaattgaacaaCGCAATGTGCTTAGAACCTAATATTTATCCTGATGGCATTAGACCGAAGAGTTTCAAAAGGTGCGTAGCGCAATCCCATCAAGAATTTTCCAGTGGAAAACAGCAGGATGCACTTGAATTTTTAACATATTTAATTGATTTCCTCGATGAAAAgctattgaaaaaaatgtcttCTAATCCAAATGACCTTTTGAAGTTTGTATTTGAAGACAGGCTAGAGTGTAAAAGATGTGGTAAGGTCAAGTACACCTCTCAACAGGCCTCTTCGATTCAAATTCCTTTAATGGAAAATGATCAGCCCCAGAATTTACTCGATAGACTGCGAGACTACACATCTGGAGAAGAATTAGAATTTAGGTGTCCTGTGACGGGAGAAATGGGTACAGCAGTTAAGTCGGTGGGATTTCGTACTTTCCCCGATACGTTGGTGATTAATCCAATCAGAATAAAACTAGAAAACTGGACTCCTGTAAAGACTAACAATGAGCTTGTAATGCCAGGGCTTGAGGATATAAGAGATACCCTGGACATATCACAATTCAAGTCCTTTGGATTCAATCCAAGTACCGAAAAGTTACTTCCCGAAACTGACGATAGTGCCAACAGTTTTGAGGCTAATCCAGCTTGCGTTGCTCAGCTTTCAGAAATGGGATTTGGAGCAAACGCTATCACAAAGGCATTATATGTTACAGGGAACCAAGAAACTGAGGTAGCCATGAACTGGTTATTTCAACATATGGATGATCCTGGTTTGAATGAGCAATTTTCTCCTCCATCGAAAACGAATGAAAAAGACTCTTCTCACCAAGTAAATCCTGAATTATTAGAAAACATGATGTCGATGGGTCTTGATCCCAAGTTATGTCGCAAGGCATTAATTCTGAATCACGGTGATGTGAATGCAAGTGTAGAGTGGGTATTCAGCAACATGGATGACAATGGAGAACTAGAGGAAGAACCTACCACGTCGGAGAATCCAGATAGCGAAGTCACGTACGGATACCCGGAGGCGGCACCTTACGAATTGACTGGTGTAGTATGTCACAAAGGCAACTCCGTTCAATCGGGCCATTATGTGGCCTTTATTagaaaagaagttgaaggtAAACAGACGTGGATTCTatataatgatgaaaagattgTCCTCGCTTCTGAGGAAAGCCTCAACGAGATAAAAAAGAACGGATACCTCTACTTTTATTCCAGAATCTAA
- the ARO3 gene encoding 3-deoxy-7-phosphoheptulonate synthase ARO3 (similar to Saccharomyces cerevisiae ARO3 (YDR035W); ancestral locus Anc_3.268) codes for MFIKNDHLGDRTRLEDWRIKGYDPLTPPDLLQHEFPLSERGHEIIVKAREGVCDVLNGTDDRLVIVIGPCSIHDPKAAYEYADRLSKMSQKLSKDLLIIMRAYLEKPRTTVGWKGLINDPEIDNSFQINKGLRISREMFTKLVEKLPIAGEMLDTISPQFLSDCFSLGAIGARTTESQLHRELASGLSFPIGFKNGTDGGLQVAVDAVRSAAHGHYFLSVTKPGVTAIVGTEGNKDTFIILRGGKNGTNYDAENVKEAKAQLLKAKLIDENDKQRRIMIDCSHGNSSKDFRNQPKVAKSIHDQLTAGENGICGVMLESNLVEGRQDVSPEGGRAGLKYGCSITDACIGWETTEEVLELLAEGVRNRRNVLNK; via the coding sequence ATGTTTATTAAGAACGATCATTTGGGTGACAGAACTCGTCTTGAAGACTGGAGAATCAAGGGTTACGATCCGCTAACACCACCAGATTTGCTTCAGCACGAATTTCCACTTTCTGAACGTGGTCATGAGATAATTGTAAAAGCAAGAGAGGGTGTTTGCGATGTGTTGAACGGTACCGATGATCGTTTGGTTATTGTCATCGGTCCGTGTTCAATTCACGATCCAAAAGCAGCTTATGAATACGCTGATAGATTGTCAAAAATGTCCCAAAAGCTTTCGAAAGATCTATTGATCATCATGAGAGCTTATTTGGAAAAGCCAAGAACTACTGTTGGCTGGAAAGGTTTGATTAATGATCCTGAGATCGATAATTCATTCCAAATTAACAAAGGTTtgagaatttcaagagaAATGTTCACCAAGTTAGTTGAAAAGCTACCTATTGCCGGTGAGATGCTTGACACCATTTCCCCTCAATTTTTAAGTGACTGTTTCTCCTTGGGTGCTATTGGTGCAAGAACAACTGAATCTCAGTTGCATAGAGAATTAGCCTCTGGGCTTTCTTTCCCAATCGGTTTCAAAAATGGTACCGATGGTGGTTTGCAAGTTGCTGTTGACGCTGTTAGATCTGCTGCACATGGACATTACTTCTTGTCAGTAACTAAGCCTGGTGTTACTGCTATCGTTGGTACCGAAGGTAACAAGGAtactttcatcatcctAAGAGGTGGTAAAAACGGTACCAACTATGACGCTGAAAATGTCAAGGAAGCAAAAGCTCAGCTACTCAAAGCCAAGCtgattgatgaaaatgacaaacaaagaagaatcatGATTGATTGCTCTCATGGTAATAGTAGTAAAGATTTCAGGAATCAACCGAAAGTAGCAAAAAGTATACATGACCAATTAACTGCTGGTGAGAATGGTATCTGTGGTGTGATGCTTGAATCCAATCTAGTTGAAGGCAGACAAGATGTTTCTCCAGAGGGTGGTCGTGCTGGTTTGAAATACGGCTGTTCCATTACCGATGCCTGTATCGGTTGGGAAACGACAGAAGAAGTACTAGAATTACTAGCTGAAGGTGTCAGAAACAGAAGAAATGTCTTgaataaatga
- the MUM2 gene encoding Mum2p (similar to Saccharomyces cerevisiae MUM2 (YBR057C); ancestral locus Anc_3.269), whose translation MSYNLCNTMDIDNSVGGLPGSHTSQHPQQHLLRNDERRSAAEVGLNQHHVFRDSAQSLVNSMNKKSSYMLSSNMGKYNFMNTNGTGPGTGNFAAKAAGKYSAADGNDSENNFWTQKFDRDNYISSRHYGLCSPAEIDSASASSNIMSMASTYENNGADMSFGTNSSDSGRDLNSTANRDHDLVGTLKLQLQIKETQNECLENEIQKFKKIFNEGLSYKQMEYKHDHQNAHVLSDPIEIPHNLELIFRRLSETLRQRKKELEEATQSLEAVLTALALDPTNSVTRYGRYDAENISHKMVVRLETLTNENKEMAKMLAYGRSKETQIELQLVKKENAELKAKINQMQQ comes from the coding sequence ATGAGTTATAATTTATGTAATACTATGGATATAGATAACTCTGTTGGGGGGCTTCCAGGAAGCCATACGAGTCAACACCCCCAACAACACCTTTTGAGAAACGATGAAAGACGAAGCGCTGCCGAGGTTGGTCTAAATCAGCACCATGTCTTTCGCGATAGTGCTCAGTCTTTAGTCAATAGCATGAACAAGAAGAGTTCGTATATGTTATCATCCAACATGGGGAAGTATAACTTCATGAACACAAATGGTACGGGGCCTGGTACCGGTAATTTTGCCGCCAAAGCTGCTGGCAAATATTCGGCAGCAGATGGCAATGATTCCGAGAACAATTTTTGGactcaaaaatttgacagAGATAATTATATTAGTTCAAGACATTATGGTTTATGTTCGCCTGCTGAAATTGACTCTGCATCCGCTTCATCTAATATCATGTCAATGGCAAGTACATATGAGAATAATGGTGCTGATATGAGCTTCGGCACAAATTCAAGTGATTCGGGAAGAGATCTAAATAGTACTGCCAATCGAGACCACGATCTGGTCGGCACGCTAAAGCTCCAACTACAAATTAAGGAGACGCAGAACGAATGTCTGGAGaatgaaattcaaaaattcaaaaagatattCAACGAAGGTCTCAGTTATAAGCAGATGGAATATAAGCATGACCATCAAAATGCTCATGTTCTTTCTGACCCTATTGAAATTCCTCATAATCTCGAATTGATCTTCAGAAGACTGTCCGAAACTCTCCGCCAAAGGAAGAAAGAACTCGAAGAAGCGACACAATCATTGGAAGCTGTTCTTACAGCATTGGCATTGGATCCGACAAATTCTGTGACAAGATATGGTAGATATGATGCAGAAAACATATCGCATAAGATGGTAGTTCGGTTGGAAACGCTgacaaatgaaaataaagaaatgGCAAAAATGCTAGCGTATGgaagatcaaaagaaaCGCAAATTGAATTGCAACTTGTTAAAAAGGAAAACGCTGAATTAAAGGCGAAGATAAATCAAATGCAGCAGTAG